The following proteins are co-located in the Trichormus variabilis 0441 genome:
- a CDS encoding WGxxGxxG family protein — protein MNRDFSKTVGAAVITLSMATLPLSLPANAQVQTAPRTDGTTTRTYDRTADRNDFDWGWLGLIGLLGLAGLAGKKRDDEPTRYRDPSAPGASSYRE, from the coding sequence ATGAACCGTGATTTTTCTAAAACTGTTGGCGCTGCTGTTATCACTTTAAGTATGGCAACTTTGCCTTTGAGCTTACCAGCAAACGCTCAGGTACAGACTGCCCCTAGAACTGATGGCACTACGACCAGAACTTATGATCGCACCGCAGATCGTAACGATTTTGACTGGGGCTGGCTAGGCTTAATTGGTCTATTGGGTTTAGCTGGGTTAGCCGGTAAAAAGCGTGACGATGAGCCAACCCGCTATCGTGATCCCAGCGCGCCTGGTGCTAGTAGCTATCGGGAATAG
- a CDS encoding IctB family putative bicarbonate transporter, giving the protein MNLVWQRFTLSSLPVKQFLATSYLHRFLVGQLSSWRQTSFLLQWGDIIAAALLSLIYVLAPFVSSTLVGVLLIACVGFWLLLTLSDEPSSSNNFLVTPIHLLVLLYWGIAAVATALSPVKKAALTDLLTLTLYLLLFALCARVLRSPRLRSWIITLYLSASLVVSIYGMRQWRFGAPPLATWVDPESTLSKTTRVYSYLGNPNLLAGYLVPAVIFSLMAVFVWQGWARKSLAVTMLCVNTACLIFTYSRGGWIGLLVAVLVATALLVYWWSVQMPPFWRTWSLPILLGGLIGVLLIAVLFVEPVRFRVLSIFADRQDSSNNFRRNVWDAVFEMIRDRPIIGIGPGHNSFNKIYPLYQRPRYSALSAYSIFLEVAVEMGFVGLACFFWLIIVTINTAFVQLRRLRQSANVQGFWLMGALATLLGMLAHGTVDTIWFRPEVNTLWWLMVALIASYWTPLAANQSQELNLFNEEPASN; this is encoded by the coding sequence ATGAATTTAGTCTGGCAACGATTTACTTTATCTTCTTTACCTGTAAAACAGTTTCTAGCTACAAGTTACTTACATCGGTTCCTGGTGGGACAGTTGTCTTCTTGGCGGCAAACTAGTTTCTTACTTCAGTGGGGAGACATTATTGCAGCTGCGTTACTCAGCTTGATATATGTTTTGGCTCCTTTTGTCTCTAGCACTCTCGTTGGTGTGCTGCTGATAGCTTGCGTAGGTTTTTGGTTGTTGTTGACTTTATCTGATGAACCCTCATCAAGCAATAACTTCCTTGTGACTCCTATACATTTGTTGGTGTTGCTCTATTGGGGAATTGCTGCTGTTGCAACGGCATTATCACCAGTCAAGAAGGCAGCATTAACTGACTTGTTAACCTTGACTTTGTATTTGTTATTATTTGCTCTTTGCGCCAGGGTACTGAGATCGCCGCGCCTGAGGTCTTGGATCATTACCCTCTACCTATCTGCATCACTGGTTGTCAGTATATATGGAATGCGACAATGGCGTTTTGGTGCGCCCCCACTGGCGACTTGGGTTGATCCAGAGTCCACCTTGTCTAAAACTACAAGAGTTTACAGTTATTTAGGCAATCCCAATTTGTTGGCTGGTTATTTAGTACCTGCGGTGATTTTTAGCCTCATGGCAGTTTTTGTCTGGCAAGGCTGGGCAAGAAAATCTTTAGCCGTCACAATGCTGTGTGTAAATACTGCTTGCTTAATTTTTACTTATAGTCGTGGCGGCTGGATTGGTCTTTTGGTAGCAGTTTTAGTGGCGACGGCATTGCTAGTTTATTGGTGGAGCGTGCAAATGCCGCCTTTTTGGCGAACTTGGTCATTACCCATACTTTTGGGTGGTTTAATAGGGGTATTGTTGATTGCGGTGTTATTTGTCGAGCCAGTGCGGTTTCGGGTTCTCAGCATTTTTGCCGATCGCCAAGATAGCAGCAATAATTTCCGGCGCAATGTATGGGATGCTGTTTTTGAGATGATCCGCGATCGCCCAATTATCGGTATTGGCCCTGGTCATAATTCTTTTAATAAAATCTACCCTCTTTACCAAAGACCTCGTTATAGTGCTTTGAGCGCCTATTCCATTTTCCTAGAAGTGGCTGTGGAAATGGGTTTTGTTGGTCTAGCTTGCTTTTTCTGGTTAATTATCGTCACTATTAATACAGCATTCGTTCAGCTGCGCCGTCTGCGTCAATCTGCCAATGTGCAAGGATTTTGGTTAATGGGTGCCTTAGCCACGTTGCTGGGAATGCTGGCTCACGGCACGGTAGACACTATATGGTTCCGTCCAGAAGTTAATACTCTCTGGTGGTTAATGGTTGCTCTCATTGCCAGCTATTGGACACCTTTAGCCGCAAACCAAAGTCAAGAACTGAATTTATTTAACGAAGAACCCGCAAGCAACTAA
- a CDS encoding GAF domain-containing sensor histidine kinase — MVEPENKLFALKDGWVSQDTREQQRLKALSELGLRQLETIPVFEEATQTAAHFLEAPISILGFIDQERHWFKSAVGLSRLGLMNHLAQSRQLLRQESFCTQVVDSHQILVINDTLRVTDPALATGKLIQDYGIRAYLGAPLIDAAGNCLGALAVMDLVPRNFTNRDVEFLQIIARWSMSEFERNRLLMQVKSEQISFKSAPTFIPHDEPLETQLTPPHVEVEQDSHSTKQVKIELLAQLTQELRTPLTSVLGMASVLGREIYGPLTTKQREYLDIIQHSGRYLLSLVNEITELGAIDEKANVLNVTPVDIEMLCQQAINTLEEAANRREQDIRLSIEPGRSRIWPLDKDKVRQMLYHLIFSVIQFSATGSIVRIHVSYKENALNITVWVSHPWLGDGITDVDPYFRLNSLSVMDLAADAATYSVPPEPKEETRSLPVTLEKLRSLADSYSDLLAVNPDGDSSKSKGNLSRESLGLLLSCQLAELHGGQISIQGSRESGHRYLVNLPLQLAKAPEVSDI, encoded by the coding sequence ATGGTGGAGCCGGAAAACAAATTATTTGCCCTCAAGGACGGTTGGGTTTCTCAGGACACAAGAGAACAACAACGCCTCAAAGCATTGTCAGAATTAGGTTTGCGACAACTAGAAACAATACCGGTTTTTGAGGAAGCAACTCAAACTGCGGCTCATTTTTTGGAAGCACCAATTTCTATTTTGGGTTTTATCGATCAAGAGCGTCATTGGTTCAAATCGGCGGTAGGCTTATCTAGACTGGGACTAATGAATCATTTGGCTCAGAGCCGTCAGTTGTTACGCCAAGAGTCGTTCTGTACACAAGTAGTAGATAGCCATCAGATACTTGTTATTAATGATACATTAAGAGTAACAGATCCGGCGCTAGCAACTGGTAAGCTGATCCAAGATTATGGTATTCGTGCTTATCTAGGCGCTCCCTTAATTGATGCTGCGGGAAATTGCCTTGGTGCATTAGCGGTGATGGATTTAGTCCCGCGCAATTTTACCAACAGGGATGTTGAATTTTTACAAATTATCGCCCGTTGGAGCATGAGCGAATTCGAGCGCAATCGCCTATTGATGCAGGTAAAATCAGAGCAAATTAGCTTCAAGAGTGCGCCCACGTTCATACCTCATGATGAGCCTCTTGAGACTCAACTGACTCCGCCTCATGTAGAAGTAGAACAAGATTCACATTCAACCAAGCAGGTCAAAATAGAACTTTTAGCACAACTAACTCAAGAATTACGTACACCATTGACATCTGTATTAGGGATGGCAAGTGTGTTGGGACGTGAGATTTATGGGCCTTTGACAACGAAGCAACGTGAATATCTAGATATAATCCAACACAGTGGTCGGTATTTACTCTCTTTAGTGAATGAAATTACTGAGCTAGGAGCAATAGATGAAAAAGCTAATGTATTAAATGTCACTCCTGTAGACATCGAAATGCTGTGTCAACAAGCTATTAATACTTTAGAGGAAGCAGCTAATCGTCGTGAACAAGACATTCGCTTGTCTATAGAACCAGGACGTAGCCGTATTTGGCCTTTGGATAAAGACAAAGTTCGGCAAATGCTGTATCACCTAATTTTTAGTGTGATTCAATTTTCTGCTACTGGCAGTATTGTGCGTATTCATGTCTCATATAAAGAAAATGCGCTGAATATTACTGTTTGGGTTTCTCACCCTTGGTTAGGGGATGGGATTACTGATGTTGACCCATATTTCCGCCTCAATTCCTTGTCTGTCATGGATTTGGCTGCTGATGCTGCTACGTACAGTGTACCTCCCGAACCGAAGGAAGAAACAAGAAGTTTACCTGTGACACTGGAAAAGTTACGATCCTTAGCTGATTCTTATTCTGATCTTCTGGCTGTAAATCCTGATGGCGATTCCAGCAAAAGTAAAGGTAATTTGTCCCGTGAAAGCTTGGGTTTATTGTTGAGTTGTCAGTTAGCTGAACTGCACGGTGGACAAATTTCTATTCAAGGCTCACGGGAATCCGGACATCGTTATCTAGTGAACTTACCATTACAGTTGGCAAAAGCTCCTGAAGTTAGCGATATTTGA
- a CDS encoding ferredoxin:protochlorophyllide reductase (ATP-dependent) subunit N, giving the protein MTIAQEPTALNFECETGNYHTFCPISCVAWLYQKIEDSFFLVIGTKTCGYFLQNAMGVMIFAEPRYAMAELEEGDISAQLNDYAELKRLCEQIKRDRNPSVIVWIGTCTTEIIKMDLEGLAPKLEGELGIPIVVARANGLDYAFTQGEDTVLAAMAHRCPDKAPVAEAEKNERNAVQKLLNFGKKKELVAQEESEYVDHPPLVLFGSLPDPVVTQLTLELKKQGIKVSGWLPAKRFTELPVLEEGYYVAGVNPFLSRTATTLMRRRKCKLIGAPFPIGPDGTRAWIEKICSVFGITPQGLDEREAQIWAGLEDYVKLIRGKSVFFMGDNLLEVSLARFLVRCGMTVQEVGIPYMDKRYQAAELAMLEKACQEMGVPSPKMVEKPDNYNQVQRIYDLKPDLVITGMAHANPLEARGINTKWSVEFTFAQIHGFTNARDILELVTRPLRRNNNLKDLGWDKLVREEAKI; this is encoded by the coding sequence ATGACCATCGCTCAAGAACCAACAGCTTTAAACTTTGAGTGTGAAACTGGCAATTACCACACCTTCTGTCCCATCAGCTGCGTGGCATGGTTATACCAAAAAATTGAAGATAGCTTCTTTTTGGTAATTGGAACCAAGACTTGCGGGTATTTCCTGCAAAATGCGATGGGGGTAATGATTTTCGCAGAACCCCGCTATGCAATGGCAGAGTTGGAAGAAGGGGATATTTCGGCACAATTAAATGATTATGCGGAATTGAAAAGATTGTGCGAACAAATTAAGCGCGATCGCAACCCCAGCGTCATTGTGTGGATTGGCACTTGCACCACCGAAATCATCAAAATGGATTTGGAAGGACTAGCACCAAAGCTAGAAGGTGAACTTGGTATTCCCATTGTCGTTGCCCGTGCTAATGGTCTAGATTACGCCTTCACCCAAGGAGAAGACACCGTTCTTGCTGCAATGGCTCACCGTTGTCCTGATAAGGCCCCCGTAGCAGAAGCAGAGAAAAACGAACGTAATGCCGTTCAAAAACTGTTAAATTTCGGCAAGAAAAAAGAATTAGTAGCCCAAGAAGAATCAGAATATGTAGATCATCCGCCCTTGGTTCTCTTTGGTTCCCTTCCCGATCCCGTAGTTACCCAGTTAACCTTAGAACTCAAAAAACAAGGTATTAAAGTTTCCGGTTGGCTACCTGCCAAGCGCTTTACAGAACTACCAGTATTGGAAGAAGGGTATTATGTTGCTGGTGTCAACCCCTTCCTCAGTCGTACAGCCACAACCTTAATGCGTCGCCGCAAGTGCAAACTCATCGGCGCACCCTTCCCCATCGGCCCCGATGGAACTCGCGCTTGGATTGAGAAAATTTGCTCTGTGTTTGGCATTACACCGCAAGGTTTAGATGAGCGTGAAGCACAAATTTGGGCTGGCTTAGAAGACTACGTAAAATTAATTCGTGGCAAGTCTGTTTTCTTCATGGGTGACAACTTGTTAGAAGTCTCCTTGGCACGCTTCTTAGTACGCTGTGGGATGACTGTTCAGGAAGTTGGGATTCCCTACATGGATAAGCGCTATCAAGCTGCTGAATTGGCAATGTTAGAGAAAGCTTGTCAAGAAATGGGCGTACCCTCACCAAAAATGGTAGAAAAGCCTGATAACTATAACCAAGTACAAAGAATTTATGATTTAAAGCCAGATTTAGTCATTACTGGTATGGCTCATGCTAACCCACTGGAAGCAAGGGGTATTAATACTAAGTGGTCTGTAGAGTTTACCTTTGCTCAGATTCACGGGTTTACCAATGCGCGGGATATTTTAGAATTGGTAACTCGTCCCCTACGTCGTAATAATAATTTAAAAGATTTAGGTTGGGATAAGTTGGTCAGGGAAGAAGCAAAGATTTAG
- a CDS encoding DUF5331 domain-containing protein produces MAFFNSFTDSIKQKWLQFFQANRDWIKLHMEVDSVYTPDGGKRPPSYLILGVVNALEPKLAQLMFPFSKLNPDADTLIEVLELNFDPDIVLGNYSSSEADVEKHHYEPTAEIEDRAEADSFTTSETNGFSLDSDNQTLIIDGSISSLNDLDEISVTNGTQLKDEFRHTTTQETEDFGDVNFDIATTSAGKLEEQILNELNTPDENAFSDVLSDVWGDETSLHKTEDNNDFLGEELPAGVFDESEIARLFPNT; encoded by the coding sequence ATGGCATTCTTTAACAGTTTTACGGATTCAATTAAACAGAAGTGGTTGCAATTTTTTCAAGCCAATCGTGACTGGATTAAACTCCACATGGAAGTGGATTCAGTATATACACCAGATGGTGGCAAGCGACCACCTTCTTACCTCATCCTGGGAGTGGTGAACGCGCTGGAGCCAAAATTAGCCCAGTTAATGTTTCCCTTTTCCAAATTGAATCCTGATGCCGATACCTTAATTGAGGTGTTGGAGTTGAATTTTGACCCAGACATTGTTCTTGGTAACTATTCAAGTTCCGAAGCTGACGTAGAAAAACATCACTATGAGCCGACGGCTGAAATCGAAGATCGAGCAGAAGCGGATTCCTTTACAACCTCGGAAACAAACGGCTTTAGCTTAGATTCTGACAATCAAACTCTGATTATTGATGGTTCGATTTCCAGCCTCAACGACCTGGATGAGATTTCTGTGACCAATGGAACTCAATTAAAAGATGAGTTCCGCCACACAACCACCCAGGAAACAGAAGATTTTGGTGACGTTAACTTCGATATCGCTACCACATCAGCAGGAAAACTAGAAGAGCAAATTCTCAATGAGTTGAACACACCAGATGAGAATGCCTTCAGTGATGTGTTGTCAGATGTTTGGGGTGATGAAACATCTCTACACAAAACTGAAGATAATAACGATTTTTTGGGTGAAGAATTACCGGCTGGCGTTTTTGATGAATCGGAGATTGCCCGCCTCTTCCCCAACACATAA
- the bchL gene encoding ferredoxin:protochlorophyllide reductase (ATP-dependent) iron-sulfur ATP-binding protein, translating to MKLAVYGKGGIGKSTTSCNISVALAKRGKKVLQIGCDPKHDSTFTLTGFLIPTIIDTLQEKDYHYEDVWPEDVIYKGYGGVDCVEAGGPPAGAGCGGYVVGETVKLLKELNAFDEYDVILFDVLGDVVCGGFAAPLNYADYCMIVTDNGFDALFAANRIAASVREKARTHPLRLAGLIGNRTSKRDLIEKYVEAVPMPVLEVLPLIEDIRVSRVKGKTLFEMAESDPSLNYVCDYYLSIADQILARPEGVVPNDAPDRELFSLLSDFYLNPGKPQVPNPEEELDLMIV from the coding sequence GTGAAACTAGCAGTCTACGGAAAAGGTGGGATAGGCAAATCCACAACTAGCTGTAATATATCCGTCGCCCTAGCCAAACGCGGTAAAAAAGTGCTGCAAATCGGGTGCGATCCTAAACATGACAGCACCTTCACCCTGACTGGTTTTTTGATTCCCACTATTATTGATACGCTCCAAGAAAAAGATTATCACTACGAAGATGTTTGGCCAGAAGATGTAATCTACAAAGGCTATGGTGGTGTAGACTGCGTGGAAGCCGGTGGCCCTCCTGCTGGTGCAGGATGTGGTGGATATGTTGTAGGTGAAACCGTAAAACTACTGAAAGAACTCAACGCCTTTGATGAATATGATGTCATCTTGTTTGATGTGTTGGGTGACGTGGTTTGTGGCGGTTTTGCCGCACCACTCAACTATGCTGATTACTGCATGATTGTTACCGATAATGGTTTCGATGCTTTATTTGCAGCTAATCGAATTGCGGCTTCAGTCAGAGAAAAAGCCAGGACTCACCCACTGCGTCTAGCTGGACTGATTGGCAACCGTACTTCCAAGCGTGACTTGATTGAAAAGTATGTTGAAGCAGTGCCAATGCCAGTTTTAGAAGTACTGCCCTTAATTGAAGATATTCGCGTTTCCCGCGTTAAGGGTAAGACTTTATTTGAAATGGCAGAGTCAGATCCTTCTCTCAACTACGTTTGCGACTACTACCTCAGCATTGCCGACCAGATTTTGGCACGTCCTGAAGGTGTCGTACCCAACGATGCCCCCGACCGTGAATTATTTTCTTTATTATCAGATTTTTATTTAAATCCGGGTAAACCACAGGTTCCTAATCCTGAAGAGGAACTAGACTTGATGATTGTATAA
- a CDS encoding TIGR02450 family Trp-rich protein yields MIKKQKFPYLVGSKWTATKKVDGWRHFQVVNRKNQGKWVYAEMVAACDPNVRFWMNAKLLQDGFQWQAGWQSLKEIEAVESKLFPTLESETPSNASQA; encoded by the coding sequence ATGATTAAAAAACAAAAATTTCCTTATCTAGTTGGTTCCAAGTGGACAGCAACGAAAAAAGTAGATGGTTGGCGACACTTCCAGGTAGTTAACCGCAAAAATCAAGGTAAATGGGTTTATGCCGAGATGGTGGCTGCTTGCGACCCCAATGTCCGCTTTTGGATGAATGCCAAGCTATTACAAGACGGCTTCCAGTGGCAAGCAGGCTGGCAATCTTTAAAGGAAATTGAGGCTGTGGAGTCTAAGTTATTCCCCACCCTGGAATCGGAAACGCCCTCGAATGCCAGCCAAGCATAG
- a CDS encoding Uma2 family endonuclease, with amino-acid sequence MTQAIPKLVTFEEFVDRLPENSGIRYELHNGSIVEMAQPVGDHEEVKGFIAKKVTVEFARLDLPFIIPNQVIVRPLEKDSGYFPDVLVLNQTNLINEPLWKKTSTISLGASIPLVIEIVSTNWRDDYYLKYADYEEMGIPEYWIVDYAALGGRNFIGSPKQPTISVCNLVDGEYQISKFRDNDVIISQTFPELNLTPNQIFQAGLVDS; translated from the coding sequence ATGACTCAAGCCATACCCAAGCTAGTAACTTTTGAGGAATTTGTCGATCGCCTACCTGAAAACTCCGGGATACGTTACGAACTACATAATGGAAGTATTGTGGAAATGGCACAACCTGTAGGAGACCACGAAGAAGTAAAGGGTTTTATAGCAAAAAAAGTAACAGTGGAGTTTGCTCGATTAGACCTTCCTTTTATTATCCCCAACCAAGTTATAGTTAGACCTCTGGAAAAAGATTCTGGCTATTTTCCCGATGTGTTGGTGCTAAATCAGACAAATCTAATAAATGAACCATTATGGAAAAAAACATCTACCATTAGTTTGGGCGCATCAATCCCCTTGGTAATTGAGATTGTATCAACCAACTGGCGGGACGATTACTATTTAAAATATGCTGACTATGAAGAGATGGGTATCCCCGAATATTGGATTGTCGATTATGCGGCGTTAGGTGGACGTAATTTTATCGGTAGTCCTAAACAACCAACAATCTCGGTCTGTAATTTAGTTGACGGGGAATATCAAATCAGTAAGTTTCGAGATAATGATGTTATTATCTCCCAAACTTTTCCTGAATTAAATCTCACCCCCAACCAAATTTTTCAAGCTGGTTTGGTTGATTCGTAG
- the clpB gene encoding ATP-dependent chaperone ClpB, giving the protein MQPTNPNQFTEKAWEAIAHTPEIAKQHQQQQIESEHLMKALLEQDGLASGILTKAGVNLQKIGDRTEQYIQRQPKVSGNSTSVYLGRSLDTLLDRAEAHRKDFKDEYISIEHLLLAYPKDDRFGKGLFQEFALDEGKLKNIIKQVRGSQTVTDQNPEGKYQSLEKYGRDLTEAARKGQLDPVIGRDDEIRRTIQILSRRTKNNPVLIGEPGVGKTAIAEGLAQRIVAGDVPQSLKDRKLISLDMGAMIAGAKFRGEFEERLKAVLKEVTESGGNIVLFIDEIHTVVGAGATQGAMDAGNLLKPMLARGELRCIGATTLDEYRKYIEKDAALERRFQQVYVDQPSVEDTISILRGLKERYEVHHGVKISDSSLVAAATLSSRYISDRFLPDKAIDLVDEAAARLKMEITSKPEELDEIDRKILQLEMEKLSLQKESDAASRERLERLEKELADLKEEQRTLNTQWQSEKDVINKLQSVKEEIDKVNLEIQQAERDYDLNRAAELKYGKLTDLHRRLEATERELSQTQGTGKSLLREEVTEADIAEIISKWTGIPISKLVESEKEKLLHLEDELHHRVIGQDEAVTAVADAIQRSRAGLADPNRPIASFVFLGPTGVGKTELAKALASYMFDTEEAMVRIDMSEYMEKHAVSRLIGAPPGYVGYEEGGQLTEAIRRRPYAVILFDEIEKAHPDVFNIFLQILDDGRVTDAQGHTVDFKNTIIIMTSNIGSQYILDIAGDNSRYDEMRHRVMEAMRNSFRPEFLNRIDEVIIFHGLDKKELRQIVQLQVERLKARLGDRKISLRLSDAALDFLAEVGYDPVFGARPLKRAIQRELETQIAKAILRGEFNDGDTIFVDVQNERLSFSRLPVEVFSS; this is encoded by the coding sequence ATGCAACCTACTAATCCCAACCAATTTACAGAAAAAGCCTGGGAAGCGATCGCCCACACTCCTGAGATTGCTAAACAGCATCAACAGCAGCAGATAGAAAGCGAACATCTGATGAAGGCGCTACTGGAACAAGATGGTTTGGCCAGTGGGATTTTGACCAAAGCAGGTGTGAACTTACAAAAAATTGGCGATCGCACTGAACAATACATCCAGCGCCAACCGAAAGTCTCAGGTAACAGCACCTCAGTCTACCTGGGGCGGAGTCTGGATACACTGTTAGACAGAGCAGAAGCACATCGTAAAGATTTTAAAGACGAATATATTTCTATTGAACATTTATTACTGGCTTACCCTAAAGACGATCGCTTCGGCAAAGGTTTATTCCAAGAATTCGCTTTAGACGAAGGCAAGCTCAAAAATATTATTAAACAAGTTCGTGGGAGCCAAACAGTGACTGACCAAAATCCAGAAGGCAAATACCAATCACTGGAAAAATACGGGCGTGACCTCACAGAAGCAGCCCGGAAAGGTCAACTTGATCCAGTCATTGGGCGTGATGATGAGATTCGGCGTACCATCCAAATTCTGTCTCGCCGCACCAAAAATAACCCTGTGTTGATTGGTGAACCGGGTGTAGGTAAAACAGCGATCGCTGAAGGTTTGGCACAGCGTATCGTGGCTGGTGACGTACCCCAATCTCTCAAAGACCGCAAGCTAATCTCCTTAGATATGGGGGCGATGATTGCTGGGGCAAAATTCCGAGGAGAATTTGAAGAACGTCTGAAGGCGGTATTAAAAGAAGTCACCGAATCCGGCGGCAATATAGTTTTATTTATTGATGAAATTCATACTGTTGTCGGTGCGGGTGCAACTCAAGGCGCGATGGATGCCGGAAACTTGTTAAAACCCATGTTGGCGCGGGGTGAATTGCGCTGTATTGGGGCGACAACTTTGGATGAATACCGCAAATATATCGAAAAAGATGCGGCCTTAGAAAGACGCTTCCAACAGGTTTACGTAGACCAGCCCAGTGTTGAAGATACCATTTCTATTTTACGTGGCTTGAAGGAACGGTATGAAGTCCACCACGGGGTAAAAATTTCTGATAGTTCCTTAGTAGCTGCCGCTACGTTGTCCAGTCGTTATATTAGCGATCGCTTCCTCCCAGATAAAGCCATTGACTTGGTAGACGAAGCCGCCGCTAGACTGAAAATGGAAATTACTTCTAAGCCAGAAGAACTTGATGAAATCGACCGGAAGATTCTGCAATTAGAGATGGAAAAGCTATCTCTGCAAAAAGAAAGTGATGCAGCTTCCCGCGAACGCCTGGAAAGACTAGAAAAAGAATTAGCAGATCTCAAGGAAGAACAAAGAACCCTCAATACTCAATGGCAATCGGAAAAAGATGTCATTAATAAACTTCAGTCTGTTAAGGAAGAGATTGACAAAGTTAACTTAGAAATTCAGCAAGCAGAAAGAGACTACGACCTCAACCGCGCCGCCGAATTGAAGTATGGAAAGTTAACCGACTTGCACCGGAGACTGGAAGCAACAGAACGGGAATTGTCACAAACCCAAGGCACGGGTAAATCCCTGTTGCGAGAAGAAGTCACCGAAGCCGACATTGCGGAAATTATTTCTAAGTGGACAGGAATCCCCATCAGTAAATTAGTGGAATCGGAGAAAGAAAAACTACTGCACTTAGAAGATGAACTCCATCACCGGGTAATTGGGCAAGATGAAGCCGTCACAGCCGTCGCCGATGCCATTCAGCGATCGCGTGCTGGTTTGGCTGATCCTAATCGTCCCATTGCTAGTTTTGTTTTCCTGGGGCCGACAGGTGTAGGTAAAACTGAACTGGCGAAGGCGCTAGCGTCATATATGTTCGACACCGAGGAAGCAATGGTGCGGATTGATATGTCGGAATATATGGAGAAACACGCCGTTTCTCGGTTAATTGGTGCGCCTCCAGGGTATGTAGGTTACGAAGAAGGGGGACAACTCACAGAAGCCATCCGTCGCCGTCCTTATGCTGTGATTCTCTTCGACGAAATCGAGAAAGCCCACCCGGACGTATTTAATATTTTCCTGCAAATCCTCGATGATGGTCGCGTTACCGATGCCCAAGGTCATACAGTGGACTTCAAGAACACGATTATTATCATGACCAGTAACATCGGTTCCCAGTACATTCTCGATATAGCTGGGGATAACTCACGCTACGATGAAATGCGCCATCGGGTGATGGAAGCAATGCGAAATAGTTTCCGTCCTGAGTTCCTCAACCGGATTGATGAGGTAATTATCTTCCACGGTTTAGATAAGAAAGAATTGCGGCAAATTGTCCAGTTGCAAGTGGAAAGGTTAAAGGCAAGATTAGGCGATCGCAAAATATCTCTCCGGCTCTCCGATGCTGCACTAGACTTTTTGGCAGAAGTTGGATACGACCCAGTATTTGGGGCGCGTCCACTGAAGCGGGCGATTCAGCGCGAGTTAGAAACGCAAATCGCTAAGGCGATTTTACGCGGTGAATTTAACGATGGGGACACGATTTTTGTCGATGTGCAGAATGAAAGGTTGTCTTTTAGTCGCTTACCTGTTGAGGTGTTTAGTAGTTAA
- a CDS encoding DUF4870 domain-containing protein — MQATYDSDKRKLLSSLCHGAIFFSTAIFSIGVPIVINLISDDPVVKSNAKESINFHFNVWFWATVIGVPLGVLSWLTFGIGGILFFPIVALGFAIHWGLTIWAIIHCLSQSDVPFRYPFIFRVF, encoded by the coding sequence ATGCAAGCAACATACGATTCCGATAAACGCAAATTGCTATCATCTCTGTGTCACGGGGCGATTTTCTTTAGTACAGCAATCTTTTCGATTGGCGTGCCAATTGTTATTAATTTAATATCTGACGATCCAGTAGTTAAAAGCAATGCCAAGGAATCGATTAATTTTCACTTTAATGTTTGGTTCTGGGCTACTGTAATTGGTGTACCGTTAGGTGTCTTATCATGGCTTACCTTCGGTATTGGCGGGATTTTGTTCTTTCCTATAGTAGCTTTAGGTTTTGCTATCCACTGGGGATTGACAATTTGGGCGATTATACATTGTCTAAGCCAGTCTGATGTACCGTTCCGCTATCCATTTATTTTTAGAGTGTTTTAA
- a CDS encoding helix-turn-helix domain-containing protein — protein sequence MPTALRIKLTTEEDKTLQELSFADNVPRRVKMRAIALRLNADGLTVPMIAGHLHIHEHTVRATLRRWENLGLGGLWEAPGRGGKRKWSLEDINAIAHSTQNLFNHSVSLGSITTAK from the coding sequence ATGCCGACAGCACTAAGAATAAAGCTGACAACAGAAGAAGACAAAACCTTGCAGGAGTTAAGCTTTGCAGATAATGTACCTCGAAGAGTCAAAATGAGAGCGATCGCATTAAGACTGAATGCAGATGGTTTAACAGTGCCAATGATTGCTGGTCACTTACATATTCATGAGCATACAGTGAGAGCAACATTACGTAGATGGGAAAACCTGGGATTAGGTGGATTGTGGGAAGCACCCGGACGTGGAGGAAAGCGGAAGTGGAGTTTAGAAGATATAAATGCGATCGCCCATTCAACGCAAAATCTGTTCAATCATTCGGTTAGCTTGGGAAGCATAACCACCGCCAAATAA